The proteins below come from a single Parageobacillus toebii NBRC 107807 genomic window:
- the sufB gene encoding Fe-S cluster assembly protein SufB codes for MAKKAPEIGEYKYGFVDKDVSVFRAKRGLTREVVEEISRMKNEPQWMLEFRLKALDIFYSKPMPQWGGDLSSLDFDEITYYVKPTEKSGRSWDEVPAEIKATFDKLGIPEAEQKYLAGVSAQYESEVVYHNMKEDLEKLGVIFKDTDSALKENEDLFREYFAKVVPPTDNKFAALNSAVWSGGSFIYVPKGVKVETPLQAYFRINSENMGQFERTLIIVDEGAHVHYVEGCTAPIYTTASLHSAVVEIIVKKDAYCRYTTIQNWSNNVFNLVTKRAVCEENATMEWIDGNIGSKLTMKYPAVVLKGEGARGLTLSIALAGKGQHQDAGAKMIHLAPNTSSTIVSKSISKQGGKVTYRGIVHFGRKASGSRSNIECDTLIMDNQSSSDTIPYNEILNDNISLEHEAKVSKVSEEQLFYLMSRGISEQEATEMIVMGFIEPFTRELPMEYAVEMNRLIKFEMEGSIG; via the coding sequence ATGGCGAAAAAAGCGCCAGAAATCGGCGAATATAAGTATGGTTTCGTCGATAAAGACGTATCGGTATTCCGCGCAAAACGCGGGTTGACACGGGAAGTGGTCGAAGAAATTTCCCGCATGAAAAATGAGCCGCAATGGATGCTTGAATTCCGTTTAAAAGCGTTAGATATTTTCTACAGCAAACCAATGCCACAATGGGGTGGCGATTTATCGAGTTTAGATTTTGATGAAATTACGTACTACGTAAAACCGACGGAAAAATCGGGCCGTTCTTGGGATGAAGTACCGGCAGAAATTAAAGCGACATTTGATAAGCTCGGAATTCCTGAGGCGGAACAAAAATATTTAGCAGGAGTATCGGCACAGTACGAATCAGAAGTTGTTTACCATAATATGAAAGAAGATTTGGAGAAACTTGGTGTTATCTTTAAAGATACGGACTCTGCGTTGAAAGAAAACGAAGACCTTTTCCGTGAGTATTTTGCAAAAGTTGTGCCGCCTACGGACAATAAATTTGCTGCGTTAAACTCGGCGGTGTGGTCGGGCGGTTCGTTCATCTATGTGCCAAAAGGCGTGAAAGTAGAAACGCCGTTGCAGGCATATTTCCGCATTAACTCGGAAAACATGGGACAATTTGAACGTACGTTAATTATTGTTGATGAAGGGGCGCACGTTCATTACGTAGAAGGATGTACCGCGCCAATTTATACAACTGCTTCGCTTCATAGTGCCGTTGTTGAAATTATCGTCAAAAAAGATGCGTACTGCCGTTATACGACCATTCAAAACTGGTCGAACAACGTGTTTAACCTTGTAACGAAACGCGCGGTTTGTGAAGAAAACGCAACGATGGAATGGATCGACGGAAACATTGGTTCCAAATTAACGATGAAATATCCAGCAGTTGTTTTAAAAGGAGAAGGTGCACGCGGCTTGACATTATCGATTGCGCTTGCCGGAAAAGGACAGCATCAAGACGCTGGTGCAAAAATGATTCATCTTGCGCCAAACACATCATCGACCATCGTATCGAAGTCGATTTCTAAACAAGGCGGAAAAGTGACTTATCGCGGTATCGTTCACTTTGGCCGCAAAGCGTCAGGATCGCGTTCGAATATTGAATGCGATACGCTCATTATGGATAACCAATCTTCATCCGACACGATCCCGTATAATGAAATTTTAAATGACAACATTTCGCTCGAGCATGAAGCGAAAGTGTCAAAAGTATCCGAGGAGCAATTGTTCTATCTGATGAGCCGCGGCATCTCTGAACAAGAAGCGACAGAAATGATTGTCATGGGCTTTATCGAGCCATTTACAAGAGAGCTTCCAATGGAATATGCGGTGGAAATGAACCGGCTTATCAAATTCGAGATGGAAGGTAGTATTGGTTAA
- the sufU gene encoding Fe-S cluster assembly sulfur transfer protein SufU has translation MSSNNPLDQLYRQVIMDHYKNPRNRGVLEGNSVDIDMNNPTCGDRIHLTMKVEDGKIVDVKFEGEGCSISMSSASMMTQAIKGKTVEEALKLANIFSDMMQGKEHDDSVDLGDIVALQGVSKFPARIKCATLAWKAMEKGLHQRH, from the coding sequence ATGTCTTCTAATAATCCTTTAGATCAGCTTTATCGACAAGTGATTATGGATCATTATAAAAATCCAAGAAATCGTGGTGTTTTAGAGGGAAACAGTGTAGATATTGATATGAATAATCCGACTTGTGGTGACCGTATTCATCTAACGATGAAAGTCGAAGACGGGAAAATTGTGGATGTGAAGTTTGAGGGAGAAGGCTGCTCCATTTCGATGTCATCAGCCTCGATGATGACGCAGGCGATCAAAGGAAAAACGGTGGAAGAAGCGTTGAAGCTAGCCAATATATTTTCCGATATGATGCAGGGGAAAGAACATGATGACTCTGTTGATTTAGGTGATATTGTGGCACTTCAAGGCGTTTCGAAGTTTCCGGCCCGTATTAAATGTGCGACATTGGCATGGAAAGCAATGGAAAAAGGGTTGCACCAGCGTCATTAA
- a CDS encoding cysteine desulfurase yields the protein MNTKEVRQLFPILDQEVNGKPLIYLDNAATSQKPLPVIEAIDHYYRQYNSNVHRGVHTLGTKATDAYEGAREKVRRFINAKSTQEIIFTRGTTTALNMVAASYGRANLQEGDEIVITYMEHHSNIIPWQQVAKHTGATLKYIPLQPDGTIDLKDVEATVTSNTKIVAIVHVSNVLGTINPVKEIAKIAHKHGAVIVVDAAQSAPHMKIDVQDLDCDFLAFSGHKMCGPTGIGVLYGKRELLEKMEPVEFGGEMIDFVGLYESTWKELPWKFEGGTPIIAGAIGLGAAIDFLEEIGLDNIAAHEQELAQYALEQLSAIEGITIYGPKHRGGLVTFNIEGVHPHDVATVLDAEGIAVRAGHHCAQPLMKWLNVTATARASFYLYNTKEEIDQLVVALQKTKEYFGHVF from the coding sequence ATGAATACGAAAGAGGTTCGGCAGCTGTTTCCGATTTTGGACCAAGAAGTAAACGGGAAGCCGCTTATATATCTTGACAACGCTGCGACATCACAGAAACCTCTTCCCGTCATTGAAGCGATTGATCACTATTATCGCCAGTACAATTCAAATGTCCATCGCGGCGTGCATACGCTTGGTACGAAAGCGACGGACGCATATGAAGGAGCACGTGAAAAGGTACGACGGTTTATTAATGCGAAGTCCACACAAGAAATCATTTTTACAAGAGGAACGACAACGGCGTTAAATATGGTTGCAGCGAGCTATGGCCGCGCTAATTTACAAGAAGGCGATGAAATTGTCATCACGTACATGGAGCACCATAGCAATATTATTCCATGGCAGCAAGTCGCTAAACATACGGGAGCCACATTAAAGTATATTCCGCTTCAGCCAGATGGAACGATCGACCTAAAAGATGTAGAAGCGACGGTCACATCCAATACAAAAATTGTCGCTATTGTACATGTTTCCAACGTTTTAGGAACGATTAACCCAGTAAAAGAAATTGCAAAAATCGCCCACAAACATGGCGCTGTCATCGTAGTGGACGCCGCGCAGAGCGCTCCTCATATGAAAATCGATGTTCAAGATCTAGATTGTGATTTTTTGGCGTTTTCTGGGCATAAAATGTGCGGTCCGACAGGAATTGGCGTATTATATGGTAAAAGGGAATTATTAGAGAAGATGGAACCGGTAGAGTTTGGCGGCGAAATGATTGATTTCGTCGGCCTGTACGAATCGACATGGAAAGAGCTTCCGTGGAAATTCGAGGGCGGTACTCCAATTATTGCGGGAGCCATCGGTTTAGGAGCGGCAATCGACTTCCTTGAAGAAATCGGATTAGATAATATCGCTGCACATGAGCAGGAACTTGCCCAGTACGCTTTAGAACAGTTGTCCGCGATAGAAGGGATCACGATTTATGGTCCAAAACATCGCGGAGGATTAGTGACGTTTAACATAGAAGGAGTTCATCCGCATGATGTGGCAACCGTCCTTGACGCGGAAGGGATCGCCGTCCGCGCCGGTCACCATTGCGCCCAACCGTTAATGAAATGGTTAAACGTAACAGCTACAGCGCGTGCAAGTTTTTACCTCTATAATACAAAGGAAGAAATCGATCAACTCGTAGTCGCATTACAGAAAACAAAGGAGTATTTTGGTCATGTCTTCTAA